The following coding sequences are from one Lujinxingia vulgaris window:
- a CDS encoding NAD-dependent epimerase/dehydratase family protein gives MTLSNVLIVGAGYTGLEIARQATEAGLNVVATTSNAERRQALQKMGAHVFEWQANADASALAAHLDAHTALIYSVPPLPKTYAPGDEDTSAEHLIPLLATLEVAKAQGCPRFVYLSSTSVYGDHSAQWIDENAELRPTSPQGKMRRDSELATLSTEGIEGYTLRVVGIYGPGRTILGRLESGRYPLVDGGKKITNRIHVEDLAQAALATALRAPAGSRAYNVSDGQPTAVRDLVSFVCEHTGLPMPEEVSIEDYARRVQNPDIVARWTNSARVSNRRLIEELQLELRYPDVFAGYRPLLAKHTSS, from the coding sequence ATGACCCTCTCAAATGTTCTGATTGTTGGCGCCGGCTACACCGGCCTTGAGATCGCCCGACAGGCCACCGAGGCCGGCTTAAACGTGGTCGCCACCACCTCCAATGCCGAGCGTCGCCAGGCGCTGCAAAAGATGGGTGCGCACGTCTTTGAATGGCAGGCCAACGCCGACGCCAGCGCCCTGGCCGCGCACCTCGACGCCCACACCGCGCTCATCTACTCGGTGCCGCCCCTTCCCAAAACTTACGCGCCCGGGGACGAAGATACCTCGGCCGAGCACCTCATCCCTCTGCTCGCCACGCTCGAGGTCGCAAAAGCGCAGGGCTGCCCGCGCTTTGTCTACCTCTCCTCCACCTCCGTCTACGGCGACCACAGCGCGCAGTGGATTGACGAAAACGCCGAGCTCCGCCCGACAAGCCCCCAGGGGAAGATGCGCAGAGACTCCGAGCTCGCCACCCTCAGCACCGAGGGCATTGAGGGTTACACCCTGCGCGTCGTGGGCATTTACGGGCCCGGGCGCACGATCCTCGGGCGCCTTGAGAGCGGGCGCTACCCCCTGGTTGACGGGGGCAAAAAGATCACCAACCGCATCCACGTCGAAGATCTCGCGCAGGCCGCACTCGCCACGGCCCTTCGTGCCCCGGCCGGCTCGCGCGCCTACAACGTCAGCGACGGTCAACCCACCGCGGTGCGCGACCTGGTGAGCTTTGTCTGCGAGCACACCGGCCTGCCCATGCCCGAGGAGGTCAGCATCGAAGACTACGCCCGCCGGGTGCAAAACCCCGACATCGTGGCCCGCTGGACCAACAGCGCGCGGGTGAGCAACCGCCGCCTCATCGAGGAGCTGCAGCTTGAGCTGCGCTACCCCGACGTCTTCGCCGGCTACCGTCCCCTTCTGGCGAAACACACCTCCAGCTAA